A stretch of DNA from Catenulispora acidiphila DSM 44928:
CGCCGCCGGCGACTTGGCGGTGTCGATCCCGAACCGGATCGCGTTGGCCGGGCCCCGGCCGTAGGTGTTGATCAGACAGCGCAGCCGCGGCTCGTGCTCGGCGTAGCGCTCGATGATCGGCACGGTCAAGTCCTCGGGGCTGTCCACGACGACCAGGACTTCACACGGCATCGAGACGGCCTCGAAGAGCCGGTCCAGCACCGGGACGATGTTCTCGCCCTCGTTGTAGGCCGGGATGACGACGGAGACCTTGGGATTCCCCTGCTCGACCGAGCTCATATTCGTACCCCGTCGCCGAGGCTGTTCCAGATGTCGGCGACCGGCAGGTCGGTCTTCAGGTCCCGGTACTCCTGATGCGGCGCACCGATGATCAGCAGGTCCGCCTCGGCCAGCACCTTGTCCAGCGGCACCAGCGACGGGTCGACGGTCACCAGCGGGTCGGTGCACAGCACCTCGGAGGCCTTGAACTTCAGGATCCGCTTGAGCTTGTACGACAGCGACGAGCGGATGTCGTCACTGCCGCCCTTGAACGCCATCCCCAAGATGCCCACGGTCATGTTCTTCAGGTCGTACTGCGCGTCCAGCCGGTCCACCACATACAGGGGCAGCCCCTCATTGGTGGTCATCGCCGCATAACCCAGGGTGAAGTTGTTGTTGTGGAACGCCGCGAGCTGCATGGTGTCCTTGAACAGACACGGCCCGGCGGCGAAGCCCGCGCCGGGCATGTCCGCGGCCCGCGGGTAGTCCTGCGACAGGCCGGCACGGATCCGCTCGAAGTCCAGACCCCGGTCGTTGGCCATCATGTAGAACTGGTTGACCGCGGCGAACTTGATGTACCGCCAGGTGTTCGTGAACAGCTTGGCCAGCTCCGCCTCCTCCGGCGACAGCGGCACGATCGTGTCCGTCAGCCGGGAGAACAACGCCGCCGCCCGGCTCTGCGCCGCCTCGGTCCGCCCGGACACGATCTGCGGCAGCTCGAACAGCTCGGTCATCGCCTTGCCCTCGGCGATCCGCTCCGGGCAGAACGCCACATCCACGTCCACGCCCAGCCGCGCGATCATCCGTTCGACGAGCTCGGTCACCCCCGGATACACCGTGGAGCGCAGCACCATCAGCTGCCCGTCGCGCAGATACGGCGCACAGGTCTGCAATGCCCGCGGTATCGCGGTCTGGTCGGGATTCAGGTGCTCGTCCACCGGCGTCCCGATGACCACGATGACGTTCTCCGCGGTGCCCACCACGGCCGGGTCCGTCGAGGCGACCAGGGCTCCGGAGGCCACCACCCGCTCCAGCACCGGCGCGGCACCCGGCTCGTCGAACGGCAGTGTCGCGGAGTTCACCAGCTCCACCGCCCGCGCGGACACGTCGTACACCGTGACCCGCGAACCACCGTCCGCCAGAGCGATCGCCAGCGGCAGTCCCACATGACCGCCCCCGCCAATCACCACGACATCGCGTTCGAACACGCCTATGGACGATTCGGACATAATAATCCTTACTGTGACTGCTGTCATGCCAATCAGA
This window harbors:
- a CDS encoding nucleotide sugar dehydrogenase; amino-acid sequence: MSESSIGVFERDVVVIGGGGHVGLPLAIALADGGSRVTVYDVSARAVELVNSATLPFDEPGAAPVLERVVASGALVASTDPAVVGTAENVIVVIGTPVDEHLNPDQTAIPRALQTCAPYLRDGQLMVLRSTVYPGVTELVERMIARLGVDVDVAFCPERIAEGKAMTELFELPQIVSGRTEAAQSRAAALFSRLTDTIVPLSPEEAELAKLFTNTWRYIKFAAVNQFYMMANDRGLDFERIRAGLSQDYPRAADMPGAGFAAGPCLFKDTMQLAAFHNNNFTLGYAAMTTNEGLPLYVVDRLDAQYDLKNMTVGILGMAFKGGSDDIRSSLSYKLKRILKFKASEVLCTDPLVTVDPSLVPLDKVLAEADLLIIGAPHQEYRDLKTDLPVADIWNSLGDGVRI